From Candidatus Hydrogenedentota bacterium, the proteins below share one genomic window:
- a CDS encoding extracellular solute-binding protein — protein sequence KVLAFQTSGMAADLDPFMSGKIAMKIDGNWYVATIANTRRDLRFGVALAPASEGNERVGWCGGFSYVIPKGCRHPREAWEFIRFMVSQKAFKIKADAGRQIANANGNVFIPSMSARRDVNEWAMNEYVYSDPGISQRYKDSVRLFADSMETSRFRPVTPVGQVLWNEQVRAMENGIYKKYVAGSVRENAVRALDESAAIVQKELDRIYHPVKYPEFDFRPVVAGYCGILLVSIAGLYMYFARRMKASGYFRKEFYAGYAFASPWFIGFIVFGGGPIFFSLVMSFSQYDVFNPPGFVGFKNYTNLFTNDPLFYKSLWNTVFMGLNVPLSMALGLGIAMLLSREVRGMGVYRTIFYLPAVMPAVAASILWIWIFNPQEGVLNSILGQVGVPNIKWLQDEAWSKPALIIMTVWGAGGSMIIWLAGLKGIPQHLYEAAELDGAGPVRRFFHVTIPMLSPYILFNLIMGLIGTFQVFTQAYIMTRGGPLDSTLFYVYALFNNAFRYMKMGYASAMAWVLFAIVLLLTLFQIRLSRRWVHYESGE from the coding sequence AAAGTTTTGGCTTTCCAAACCAGCGGGATGGCCGCCGACCTGGACCCGTTTATGTCGGGCAAGATCGCGATGAAGATTGATGGAAACTGGTACGTGGCGACTATCGCGAATACGCGCCGCGATCTCCGCTTCGGCGTGGCGCTGGCCCCCGCCTCGGAGGGTAACGAGCGGGTCGGATGGTGCGGCGGGTTTTCGTATGTGATCCCGAAGGGTTGCCGGCATCCGCGGGAGGCGTGGGAATTCATCCGGTTCATGGTTTCTCAGAAGGCGTTCAAGATAAAGGCCGACGCGGGCAGGCAGATCGCGAACGCGAACGGCAATGTCTTCATCCCTTCGATGAGTGCGCGCCGGGATGTGAATGAATGGGCGATGAACGAGTACGTATACAGCGATCCGGGGATTTCCCAGAGGTACAAGGATTCCGTGCGGTTGTTTGCCGATTCGATGGAGACGTCGAGGTTCCGGCCTGTGACGCCGGTGGGTCAGGTCCTGTGGAACGAACAGGTTCGGGCCATGGAGAACGGAATCTATAAGAAGTACGTTGCGGGGAGTGTGCGCGAGAATGCGGTTCGGGCACTTGACGAAAGTGCCGCGATTGTCCAGAAGGAGCTCGACCGCATCTATCACCCGGTGAAGTATCCGGAGTTCGACTTCCGTCCGGTGGTGGCAGGGTATTGTGGAATTCTGTTGGTGTCCATTGCCGGTCTTTATATGTATTTTGCGAGAAGGATGAAGGCGTCGGGCTATTTTAGGAAGGAGTTCTATGCCGGGTATGCCTTTGCCTCTCCGTGGTTCATTGGGTTCATTGTATTTGGAGGAGGCCCGATCTTTTTCTCGCTGGTGATGAGTTTCAGCCAGTATGACGTATTCAATCCTCCGGGATTCGTGGGGTTTAAGAACTACACGAACCTGTTCACGAACGACCCCCTGTTCTATAAGTCTTTATGGAACACGGTTTTCATGGGGTTGAACGTTCCTCTCAGTATGGCGCTTGGGCTAGGTATCGCCATGCTGTTGAGCCGGGAGGTCCGCGGCATGGGGGTTTACCGGACCATCTTCTACCTTCCGGCGGTGATGCCGGCCGTGGCCGCTTCGATCCTCTGGATATGGATTTTCAATCCGCAGGAAGGGGTGCTCAACAGCATCCTCGGGCAAGTCGGTGTCCCGAATATTAAGTGGCTGCAGGATGAGGCGTGGTCCAAGCCGGCACTCATTATTATGACGGTGTGGGGTGCGGGCGGGAGCATGATCATCTGGTTGGCGGGGTTGAAGGGGATTCCGCAGCATTTGTACGAGGCGGCGGAGTTGGATGGCGCGGGTCCGGTGAGGCGCTTCTTTCATGTCACGATTCCGATGCTGAGTCCGTACATTCTCTTCAATTTGATTATGGGGTTGATCGGGACTTTCCAAGTCTTCACCCAGGCCTACATCATGACCCGGGGAGGTCCGCTGGATTCGACGCTATTTTACGTCTACGCCCTGTTTAACAACGCATTTCGATACATGAAGATGGGTTATGCGTCCGCCATGGCATGGGTTTTGTTCGCTATCGTGCTTTTACTGACGCTTTTTCAGATCCGTTTGAGCCGCCGTTGGGTTCACTATGAGTCTGGCGAATGA
- a CDS encoding ABC transporter permease subunit, producing the protein MNRKKTASAVVWRGVTHAMLLAGSILFAAPFIWLLSTSSKVNDELYPPKWIPQIPRGVIESPYIDVRDNERPLKPVLVSVEDWQRLFLPVCDAISGAIEGYRDEFPEFYGPFLTNRVWAEAVFARLLRRAPDVVFTKMNSEATAWFVENTTPKLCREVFDTVYRRVALSDVVLHGWDLSIERPTAGANFSWRVVDGDAVVVSRPEGLDRPGQEVRYSFAKRGSFRVETILPTAMRLEDLKRVVVSNHCDRSWHTLWATVEMEGRKFVSAQSAFSGTDLWQETTWQFASEDDDSIKMKTWLRLEAAGVSEFVEPGKIRVTVEYRYAPRIFATFNKYTDNYRKALRIAPMTLYVRNSVLLVLLNVVGQVLGSSLVAFSFARLRWPGRDACFFLVLATMMIPPQVTMIPVFLIFKELGWYNSLKPLWVTSFFGGAFNIFLLRQFMLGIPRDLEDSAKIDGCSYFRIYRSIVLPLIKPALATIGIFTFLYVWNDFMGPLVYLTDQRLYPLSLGLFALQALQGGAFSYGLMMSASVMMTVPVILLFFSAQRTFIQGVTLSGLKG; encoded by the coding sequence ATGAATAGGAAGAAGACAGCGAGCGCAGTGGTTTGGCGGGGCGTAACCCACGCGATGCTTCTTGCGGGGTCCATTCTTTTTGCGGCGCCGTTCATTTGGTTGCTCAGTACCAGTTCAAAAGTGAACGACGAGCTCTATCCTCCAAAGTGGATTCCCCAAATTCCGAGGGGAGTGATTGAGTCGCCGTACATTGATGTACGGGACAATGAGCGCCCACTCAAACCGGTACTTGTAAGCGTCGAGGACTGGCAACGGCTCTTTTTGCCTGTCTGCGATGCAATTAGCGGGGCGATTGAGGGCTACAGGGATGAGTTTCCCGAGTTTTACGGCCCGTTTTTGACGAATAGGGTCTGGGCGGAGGCAGTTTTTGCTCGGTTGTTAAGGCGTGCGCCGGATGTTGTGTTTACAAAAATGAACAGCGAGGCCACCGCGTGGTTTGTTGAAAACACGACTCCGAAGTTGTGCCGGGAGGTCTTCGACACCGTCTATCGGAGGGTGGCGCTGTCGGATGTGGTGCTGCACGGTTGGGACCTCTCCATCGAACGGCCAACGGCCGGGGCGAATTTCTCGTGGCGTGTGGTAGATGGCGATGCCGTCGTTGTTAGCCGTCCGGAGGGATTGGATAGGCCGGGTCAGGAGGTTCGGTACTCGTTTGCGAAACGAGGGTCGTTCAGAGTGGAGACCATCCTTCCGACAGCGATGAGGCTTGAAGACCTGAAGCGGGTGGTGGTGAGCAATCACTGCGACCGATCATGGCATACGCTGTGGGCCACCGTCGAGATGGAGGGGCGGAAATTTGTCAGTGCCCAGTCGGCATTTTCGGGTACCGATCTGTGGCAGGAGACGACGTGGCAGTTCGCGAGCGAGGACGACGATTCGATCAAAATGAAGACCTGGCTGCGGTTGGAAGCTGCGGGGGTGTCGGAGTTTGTTGAACCGGGGAAGATTCGAGTGACGGTCGAGTATCGGTATGCGCCGCGCATCTTCGCGACATTCAATAAATACACGGATAACTACCGAAAGGCATTGCGCATCGCCCCGATGACGCTCTACGTGCGAAACAGCGTGTTGCTGGTTCTGCTCAACGTGGTGGGACAGGTGTTGGGGTCGTCGTTGGTGGCCTTTTCGTTTGCGAGGCTGCGGTGGCCAGGGCGTGATGCGTGCTTCTTCTTGGTGCTGGCAACGATGATGATTCCGCCGCAGGTGACCATGATTCCGGTGTTTCTGATCTTCAAGGAATTGGGCTGGTACAACTCCTTGAAGCCGTTGTGGGTGACGTCGTTTTTTGGCGGGGCATTCAACATTTTTCTGCTGAGGCAATTCATGTTGGGTATTCCGAGAGATCTTGAAGATAGTGCGAAGATCGATGGGTGCAGCTATTTTCGAATTTATCGAAGCATCGTATTGCCGTTAATCAAACCGGCGCTGGCGACAATTGGAATCTTCACCTTCTTGTATGTGTGGAACGATTTCATGGGGCCCTTGGTCTATCTGACCGATCAGCGTTTGTATCCCCTGAGTCTCGGGTTGTTCGCATTGCAGGCGCTGCAGGGCGGCGCCTTCAGCTACGGCCTGATGATGTCCGCGTCGGTGATGATGACGGTGCCCGTGATACTTCTCTTCTTCTCCGCGCAACGCACCTTCATTCAAGGCGTGACCTTGAGCGGATTGAAGGGGTAG
- a CDS encoding class I SAM-dependent methyltransferase, whose product MNTDNTRATLDRYAECLRGLGYRLGEAEQGLLESHCALIREWNGVCSLVSQGDLNLLWERHVLDSLRVACCLASIRKDAGALLDIGSGGGFPGIVSKTILPDLHVTLLERSAKKVGFLRRVVGVLGLHGIDIVCGEFPAAARGIEAQILTARAIENPKKVSKGIAGWLSPQRAFLCQTAEVADLFNEKFHVERVEKRFHVEQLQNPIPPDPDTRGNIYIIRPEA is encoded by the coding sequence GTGAATACAGACAACACGAGAGCGACGTTGGACCGCTATGCGGAGTGCCTTCGGGGCCTGGGCTACAGGTTGGGGGAGGCCGAGCAGGGGCTACTAGAGTCGCACTGCGCCCTGATTCGCGAATGGAATGGCGTATGTTCGCTGGTTTCCCAGGGTGATCTCAACCTGTTGTGGGAGCGCCACGTGCTGGACTCCCTTCGCGTAGCATGCTGCCTGGCAAGCATCCGAAAGGACGCCGGTGCGCTTCTCGACATCGGAAGTGGCGGAGGATTCCCGGGAATCGTTTCAAAGACAATTCTTCCCGATCTACACGTGACACTGCTTGAACGATCCGCCAAGAAGGTTGGGTTTCTGCGAAGGGTCGTAGGTGTTCTTGGCTTGCATGGTATAGATATTGTGTGTGGGGAATTCCCCGCTGCCGCAAGGGGAATCGAGGCCCAGATTCTGACTGCTAGGGCAATTGAGAACCCCAAGAAGGTCTCGAAGGGAATTGCAGGTTGGCTGAGCCCACAAAGGGCATTTCTGTGTCAAACGGCTGAAGTGGCCGATCTTTTCAATGAAAAGTTCCACGTGGAACGTGTCGAGAAAAGGTTCCACGTGGAACAATTGCAGAATCCCATACCCCCCGACCCCGACACGCGTGGAAATATCTATATTATTCGCCCGGAAGCGTAG